From Miscanthus floridulus cultivar M001 chromosome 15, ASM1932011v1, whole genome shotgun sequence, the proteins below share one genomic window:
- the LOC136506933 gene encoding uncharacterized protein — MKGHPTVSNHATDPLQADDWLREIEKQMNIAQCNDIEKVLYASGQMQGVAQDWWESYLYGHPNNAPAVTWKEFTNNFKSYKNPDGLVELKQEEFRALKQWSMSVAEYRDKFAQLSRYVSNEVTNDADKQRHFLQGLYDGLQLKLMSNTYANFQALVNHTIVIDNKHKEMEVKKWRLQG; from the coding sequence atgaagggacacccTACTGTGTCCAACCATGCTACAGATCCACTACAGGCGGATGATTGGCTGAGGGaaatagagaagcaaatgaacatAGCTCAATGCAATGACATAGAGAAGGTCCTATATGCATCAGGACAAATGCAGGGAGTAGCTCAAGATTGGTGGGAGTCATACCTATATGGTCATCCCAACAATGCCCCTGCTGTCACATGGAAGGAATTCACAAACAATTTTAAATCCTACAAAAATCCTGATGGATTGGTGGAGCTGAAGCAAGAAGAATTCAGAGCTTTGAAGCAGTGGTCCATGTCGGTAGCTGAATACCGTGAtaagtttgctcaactgtcacgCTACGTTTCCAATGAGGTGAcaaatgatgctgataagcagcgTCATTTTCTTCAAGGTCTATATGATGGTCTCCAGTTGAAGTTGATGTCCAACACTTATGCCAACTTCCAAGCACTGGTGAATCACACTATTGTGATTGACAATAAGCACAAAGAGATGGAAGTCAAGAAGTGGAGGCTCCAGGGATAG
- the LOC136506935 gene encoding large ribosomal subunit protein uL2-like: MYTGQLVYPGRHATLSIGDTPPLRRILEGAVINNASARASGNYAIIASHNPDNGVRAGNPSRQRRSTANDGKVDDARNRRDARMHSVERKKKER; the protein is encoded by the exons atgtacacgggccagctcgtctaccccggtcgccacgccacgctctccatcggcgacacccCGCCGCTTCgtaggatcctcgaaggcgctgtCATCAACAACGCCTCCGCTAGGGCATCCGGGAACTACGCCATCATcgccagccacaaccctgacaatggtGTCAGGGCAGGGAacccctcccgccaaaggaggagcacagcgaacgacGGCAAAGTCGACGACGCACG gaaccgtcGCGACGCGCGgatgcattcggtggaaaggaagaagaaggagagatag